One Pseudomonas rhizophila DNA window includes the following coding sequences:
- the yjgA gene encoding ribosome biogenesis factor YjgA, translated as MVDSYDDSLYEGEKSKSQVKRELHALVDLGERLTTLKPDLLAKLPLTDALRRALADAPKHTANIARKRHLQFIGKLMRDQDTDAILVLLDQLDASTRQYNERFHNLERWRDRLIAGDDGVLEKFVIDYPEADRQQLRSLIRQAQHELAQNKPPASSRKIFKYIRELDETQRGLR; from the coding sequence ATGGTTGATTCTTACGACGACTCCCTCTACGAGGGTGAAAAAAGCAAATCCCAGGTCAAACGCGAGCTGCATGCTCTGGTTGACCTCGGCGAGCGCCTGACAACACTCAAGCCTGACTTGCTGGCCAAACTGCCTCTGACCGACGCCTTGCGCCGGGCCCTGGCCGATGCGCCCAAGCACACCGCGAATATCGCGCGTAAACGGCACCTGCAATTCATCGGCAAACTGATGCGCGACCAGGACACTGACGCCATCCTGGTTCTGCTCGATCAACTCGATGCCTCTACCCGGCAGTACAACGAACGCTTCCATAACCTGGAGCGCTGGCGCGATCGCCTGATCGCAGGCGATGACGGCGTACTGGAAAAATTCGTCATCGACTACCCGGAGGCTGACCGTCAGCAACTGCGCTCCCTGATCCGTCAGGCCCAGCACGAGTTGGCGCAAAACAAGCCACCGGCCTCGAGCCGTAAAATCTTCAAATACATTCGTGAGCTGGACGAAACCCAACGCGGCCTGCGCTGA
- a CDS encoding YhdP family protein, whose translation MERLTRILAALTRWGLGLCALLLVLVALYVSLGRELAPLVAEYRAEVQTRASEALGIPVHIGSLDGSWSALAPILLAHDVMVGEGANALHLDQVRAVPDLWGSLVARQVRIAHLELSGLKISLKEGADGKWALEGLPVQDDQPLDPQQLLERMQMISKLSVLDSQVTLQPLEQPPLTLTYVGLSLRTGVARQRLDARLTLPDGQPVAINLRTRIRASDWQNGQADVYLSLPQSDWSKWLPERLTRQWHFSRIKAGAEFWLSWGAGTVQSAAIRLNAPDIQGAYAERKPVQIHNLALNGYFQRSDQGFSATFDSLAMSLGETRWESRLQLQQNNATEKTEELWHVQADRLDLTPLTPLLHALAPLPEGVATAIDRLKFTGGLRNVLVDYRPQNSGDQKVSFATNLDTVGFDAYRGAPAARNVSGSLSGDLGGGELRMDSKDFSLHLDPIFAKPWQYLQANARLTWKLDKQGFTLIAPYLKVLGEEGRIAGDFLIRLHFDHSQEDYMDLRVGLVDGDGRYTAKYLPAVLSPALDEWLRTAIVKGAVDQGFFQYQGSLNHGAEDAARSISLFFKVHDAELAFQPGWPSVSKVSGDVFVEDSGVRIFASQGQLLDTQVRNVSVNIPHVPSGQNSHLLLDGEFAGGLGDGLKILQTAPIGTAQTFAGWEGEGDLQGSVKLDIPLAKGEQPKILVDFKTDKARLKLSEPVLELTQLKGDFRFDSNKGLSGKNIAARAFDRPVTAQIFAEGRAGELTTRVAASGQVEVKKLTDWLKVTQPLPVTGVVPYQLQVILDGADSQLSVSSSLKGVAVDLPAPFGLAPDAGRDTVFRMTLQGAERRYWVDYGDLASFTYAAPNGQVADGRGELLLGNGDAILPGGKGLRLRGTLSQLDVSPWQELVGKYAGQDPGGSAKQLLSSVDLNIGKLTAMGTTLDRASVQLDRKPDAWALRLASEQAKGTASLPDAKAAPIGIKLDYIRLPAADPTVQTDENAPDPLASVDPRNIPAMDIVIDQLFQGPDLIGAWSLKVRPTGKGIALNNLDMGLKGMVLSGNGGWEGVPGSTSSWYKGRIGGKNLADVLKGWGYAPSVTSEKFRLDVDGRWPGSPAWVATKRFSGSLDASLSKGQFVELEGGAQALRVFGLLNFNSIGRRLRLDFSDLFGKGLSYDRVKGLLVASDGVYVTSEPITLTGPSSNLELNGTLDMVADRVDAKLQVTLPVTNNLPIAALIVGAPAVGGALFLIDKLIGDRVARFASVRYDVKGPWKEPKITFDKPF comes from the coding sequence ATGGAGCGTCTGACACGCATTTTGGCCGCGCTGACCCGTTGGGGCCTGGGCCTGTGCGCGCTGCTGTTGGTGCTGGTGGCACTGTATGTCAGCCTCGGGCGAGAACTGGCTCCGCTGGTGGCCGAATACCGCGCCGAGGTCCAGACCCGCGCCAGCGAAGCGTTGGGCATCCCCGTGCATATCGGCAGCCTGGACGGTAGCTGGAGCGCCCTGGCCCCCATCCTGCTGGCCCACGACGTGATGGTCGGCGAGGGCGCCAATGCCTTGCATCTGGATCAGGTGCGGGCCGTGCCGGACTTGTGGGGCAGCCTGGTGGCGCGTCAGGTGCGCATTGCTCACCTGGAACTCAGCGGCCTGAAGATCAGCCTCAAGGAAGGCGCCGACGGCAAGTGGGCCCTGGAGGGGCTGCCAGTGCAGGACGATCAGCCCTTGGATCCCCAGCAACTGCTCGAGCGCATGCAGATGATCTCGAAGCTGTCGGTGCTCGACAGCCAGGTGACCTTGCAGCCGCTGGAACAACCACCGCTGACCCTGACCTATGTTGGCCTGAGCCTGCGCACTGGTGTTGCCCGTCAGCGTCTGGATGCCCGACTGACCCTGCCTGACGGCCAACCCGTCGCGATCAACCTGCGCACCCGTATCCGTGCCAGCGACTGGCAGAACGGCCAGGCTGATGTCTACCTGAGTCTGCCGCAAAGCGATTGGTCCAAATGGCTGCCGGAACGCCTGACCCGACAATGGCATTTTTCCCGGATCAAGGCTGGCGCAGAGTTCTGGCTGAGCTGGGGCGCGGGCACCGTGCAAAGCGCGGCCATTCGACTGAACGCGCCGGACATCCAGGGCGCCTATGCCGAGCGCAAGCCGGTGCAGATCCATAACCTGGCGCTCAACGGGTATTTCCAGCGCAGCGACCAGGGATTCAGCGCAACCTTCGATTCCCTGGCAATGAGCCTGGGCGAAACCCGTTGGGAATCGCGCCTGCAGTTGCAACAGAACAACGCCACCGAAAAAACCGAAGAACTCTGGCACGTGCAGGCTGATCGCCTCGACCTCACGCCGCTGACGCCGTTGCTCCATGCCCTGGCGCCGTTGCCCGAAGGCGTTGCCACGGCAATCGACCGGCTCAAGTTCACGGGCGGCCTGCGCAACGTGCTGGTGGACTACCGCCCGCAGAACAGCGGTGATCAGAAAGTCAGCTTCGCCACCAACCTGGACACCGTAGGCTTTGATGCCTATCGCGGCGCCCCGGCGGCGCGCAACGTGTCCGGGAGCCTGAGCGGCGACCTGGGCGGCGGTGAGCTGCGCATGGACAGCAAGGATTTTTCCCTGCACCTGGACCCGATCTTCGCCAAGCCCTGGCAATACTTGCAGGCTAACGCCCGGCTGACCTGGAAATTGGACAAGCAGGGTTTCACGCTGATTGCGCCGTACCTGAAGGTACTGGGGGAGGAGGGCCGGATTGCCGGTGACTTCCTGATTCGCCTGCATTTCGACCACAGCCAGGAAGACTACATGGACCTGCGGGTCGGCCTGGTGGATGGCGACGGTCGCTATACCGCCAAGTATCTGCCTGCTGTCCTGAGCCCTGCGCTGGATGAGTGGCTGCGCACGGCAATCGTCAAGGGCGCGGTGGATCAGGGTTTTTTCCAGTATCAAGGTTCGCTGAACCACGGTGCCGAAGACGCGGCACGCAGCATCAGCCTGTTTTTCAAGGTGCATGATGCCGAGCTGGCCTTCCAGCCGGGGTGGCCTTCGGTGAGCAAGGTCAGCGGGGATGTTTTCGTCGAAGACAGCGGCGTGCGCATCTTTGCCAGCCAGGGGCAGTTGCTGGACACCCAGGTCAGGAATGTTTCGGTGAACATCCCCCATGTGCCCAGCGGCCAGAATTCCCATCTGCTGTTGGACGGCGAGTTCGCCGGTGGCTTGGGCGACGGTTTGAAGATCCTGCAGACGGCGCCGATCGGTACGGCGCAGACATTCGCCGGCTGGGAAGGCGAGGGCGACCTGCAAGGCAGTGTGAAGCTGGATATTCCTTTGGCGAAAGGCGAGCAACCGAAGATTCTGGTGGACTTCAAGACCGACAAGGCCCGGCTCAAGCTCAGCGAGCCGGTGCTGGAGCTGACGCAGCTCAAGGGCGATTTCCGCTTCGACAGCAACAAAGGACTGAGCGGCAAGAATATCGCGGCCCGAGCGTTCGACCGGCCCGTGACCGCGCAGATTTTTGCCGAAGGCCGTGCCGGTGAACTGACTACGCGGGTGGCCGCCTCCGGACAGGTGGAGGTCAAGAAACTCACTGACTGGCTGAAGGTTACACAACCATTGCCGGTGACTGGCGTGGTGCCGTATCAGTTGCAGGTGATCCTCGACGGTGCCGACAGCCAACTGTCGGTCAGTTCCAGTCTCAAGGGCGTGGCCGTGGATCTGCCCGCGCCCTTCGGGTTGGCGCCCGATGCCGGGCGTGACACGGTGTTTCGCATGACCTTGCAAGGCGCGGAGCGCCGTTACTGGGTGGATTATGGCGACCTGGCCAGCTTCACCTACGCGGCGCCGAATGGACAGGTTGCAGACGGTCGCGGTGAACTCTTGCTCGGTAACGGTGATGCGATTCTGCCGGGAGGCAAGGGCCTGCGCCTGCGCGGGACGCTGTCGCAGCTGGATGTGAGTCCGTGGCAGGAGCTGGTGGGCAAGTATGCGGGGCAGGATCCGGGCGGTAGCGCCAAACAGCTGCTTAGCAGCGTCGATCTGAACATCGGCAAGCTCACCGCCATGGGCACGACCCTGGACCGGGCTTCGGTGCAACTGGACCGCAAGCCTGACGCCTGGGCTTTGCGACTTGCCAGCGAGCAGGCCAAGGGCACCGCCAGTCTGCCGGACGCGAAGGCCGCACCGATCGGTATCAAGCTTGACTACATTCGCCTGCCGGCCGCCGACCCGACGGTCCAGACCGACGAAAACGCGCCGGACCCGCTGGCTTCGGTCGATCCTCGCAACATTCCGGCCATGGATATTGTCATTGACCAGTTGTTCCAGGGGCCCGACCTCATTGGTGCCTGGTCGTTGAAGGTGCGTCCGACAGGCAAGGGCATTGCCTTGAACAACCTGGACATGGGCCTCAAGGGCATGGTCTTGAGCGGCAACGGTGGCTGGGAAGGCGTCCCCGGCTCCACCAGCAGTTGGTACAAAGGCCGCATTGGTGGCAAGAACCTGGCCGATGTGCTCAAGGGCTGGGGCTATGCGCCGAGCGTGACCAGCGAGAAATTCCGCCTGGACGTCGATGGTCGCTGGCCTGGCTCGCCAGCGTGGGTCGCCACGAAGCGCTTCTCCGGGAGTCTGGATGCGTCGCTGAGCAAGGGCCAGTTCGTCGAGTTGGAAGGCGGCGCCCAGGCGCTGCGGGTATTTGGCTTGCTGAACTTCAACTCCATCGGCCGCCGATTGCGCCTGGACTTCTCTGACCTGTTCGGCAAAGGCTTGAGTTACGATCGGGTCAAGGGGCTGCTGGTGGCGAGCGACGGTGTTTACGTGACCAGTGAACCCATCACCCTGACGGGACCGTCGAGCAACCTGGAGCTCAACGGCACACTGGACATGGTGGCCGATCGGGTCGACGCCAAGTTGCAGGTGACGCTGCCGGTGACCAACAACCTGCCGATTGCAGCGCTGATTGTCGGCGCGCCAGCGGTGGGTGGGGCGCTGTTTCTGATCGACAAACTGATTGGCGACCGTGTGGCGCGCTTTGCCAGCGTAAGATACGACGTCAAGGGGCCGTGGAAAGAGCCGAAGATTACCTTCGACAAGCCGTTCTGA
- a CDS encoding HPr family phosphocarrier protein, with the protein MPALEIEIINKLGLHARASAKFVGVAGQFPCEILVGRDPEKMINGKSIMAMMMLAAGQGTKIHLRTEGEQEQEALDALVGLINNYFDEGE; encoded by the coding sequence ATGCCCGCTCTGGAAATTGAAATCATCAACAAGCTGGGCTTGCATGCCCGCGCGTCAGCCAAGTTCGTCGGTGTGGCAGGTCAGTTTCCTTGCGAGATCCTCGTGGGCCGTGACCCCGAGAAAATGATCAATGGCAAAAGCATCATGGCCATGATGATGCTGGCAGCCGGCCAAGGCACCAAAATCCATCTGCGAACCGAAGGTGAACAGGAGCAGGAGGCGCTGGATGCGTTGGTGGGGCTGATCAACAACTACTTCGATGAAGGCGAATAG
- the tldD gene encoding metalloprotease TldD: protein MSGLLSSVSEHLLAPGGVTLESLQGVLGDLAGPGIDAADLYFQGMISESWSLEDGIVKEGSFNLDQGVGVRAQSGEKTGFAYSNAITLEALGAAARAARSISRAGQNGKVQAFSSQDVTQLYAPDNPLEVMSRAEKVELLKRIDVATRALDPRIQQVSVSMAGVWERILVASTDGGLAADVRPLVRFNVSVIVEQNGRRERGGHGGGGRTDYRYFLSEDRAMGYAREALRQALVNLEAIPAPAGTLPVVLGSGWSGVLLHEAVGHGLEGDFNRKGSSAYSGRMGEMVASKLCTIVDDGTLAGRRGSLSVDDEGTPTECTTLIENGVLKGYMQDKLNARLMGVARTGNGRRESYAHLPMPRMTNTYMLGGQSDPAEIIASVKKGIYCANLGGGQVDITSGKFVFSTSEAYLIEDGKITAPVKGATLIGNGPEAMSKVSMVGNDLALDSGVGTCGKDGQSVPVGVGQPTLKIDAITVGGTGA from the coding sequence ATGAGCGGGTTGTTATCCTCAGTCAGTGAACACCTTTTAGCCCCCGGTGGCGTCACCCTCGAAAGCCTGCAAGGGGTGCTGGGCGACTTGGCCGGCCCGGGCATCGATGCAGCCGACCTATATTTCCAAGGAATGATCTCCGAGTCCTGGTCGCTGGAAGACGGCATCGTCAAGGAAGGCAGTTTCAACCTTGACCAGGGTGTGGGCGTGCGTGCCCAGTCCGGGGAAAAAACCGGCTTTGCCTACAGCAACGCCATCACCCTTGAAGCACTGGGCGCCGCAGCCCGTGCCGCTCGTTCGATTTCCCGGGCCGGGCAGAACGGCAAGGTACAGGCCTTCAGCAGCCAGGACGTGACGCAGTTGTATGCGCCGGACAACCCGCTGGAAGTCATGAGCCGCGCCGAAAAGGTCGAGCTGCTCAAGCGCATCGACGTCGCCACTCGCGCCCTTGATCCACGCATCCAGCAAGTATCGGTGAGCATGGCCGGGGTCTGGGAGCGGATCCTGGTGGCGTCCACCGACGGCGGTCTGGCGGCGGACGTCCGGCCGCTGGTGCGTTTCAATGTCAGTGTGATCGTCGAGCAGAACGGTCGTCGCGAGCGCGGCGGCCATGGTGGCGGCGGACGTACCGATTACCGTTATTTCCTCAGCGAAGATCGCGCCATGGGTTACGCCCGCGAAGCGCTGCGCCAGGCCCTGGTCAACCTGGAAGCGATCCCGGCGCCGGCCGGCACATTGCCGGTGGTGCTGGGTTCTGGCTGGTCCGGTGTGCTGCTGCACGAAGCGGTGGGGCACGGTCTGGAAGGCGATTTCAACCGTAAGGGCAGCTCGGCCTACAGCGGCCGCATGGGCGAAATGGTCGCTTCGAAACTCTGCACCATCGTCGATGATGGCACCCTGGCCGGGCGTCGCGGCTCCCTGAGCGTCGACGATGAAGGCACCCCGACCGAATGCACCACCCTGATCGAGAACGGCGTGCTCAAGGGCTATATGCAAGACAAGCTCAACGCCCGCCTGATGGGCGTGGCCCGTACCGGCAATGGTCGCCGCGAGTCTTACGCGCATCTGCCGATGCCGCGCATGACCAACACCTACATGCTGGGCGGTCAGAGCGATCCGGCGGAAATCATCGCTTCGGTGAAAAAGGGTATTTACTGCGCCAACCTCGGCGGCGGCCAGGTGGATATCACCAGCGGCAAATTCGTGTTTTCCACCAGTGAGGCTTACCTGATCGAAGACGGCAAGATCACTGCGCCGGTCAAGGGCGCGACCCTGATCGGCAACGGGCCGGAGGCGATGAGCAAGGTGTCGATGGTCGGTAACGATCTGGCGCTGGACAGCGGCGTGGGGACGTGCGGCAAGGATGGGCAGTCAGTACCGGTGGGTGTCGGTCAGCCGACCCTGAAGATTGATGCGATTACCGTGGGTGGCACGGGCGCATGA
- the pmbA gene encoding metalloprotease PmbA, with amino-acid sequence MSAVQSVGPQALPALQEQVEQILAEAKRQGASACEVAVSLEQGLSTSVRQREVETVEFNRDQGFGITLYAGQRKGSASTSASGPDAIRETVAAALAIAQHTSEDEASGLADAALMCKELRDFDLFHAWDITPEQAIEQALRCEAAAFDADPRIKNADGTTLNTHQGCRVYGNSHGFIGGYASTRHSLSCVMIAEANGQMQRDYWYDVNRQGNRLADPVSIGRKAAQRAASRLGARPVPTCEVPVLFAAELAGGLFGSFLSAVSGGNLYRKSSFLEGALGQKLFPEWMTIDERPHLMQAMGSSAFDGDGLATYAKPFVENGELVSYILGTYSGRKLGMPSTANAGGVHNLFVTHGEEDQAALLRRMGRGLLVTELMGHGLNMVTGDYSRGAAGFWVENGEIQFAVQEVTIAGNMRDMFKQILAVGNDLELRSNIRTGSVLIERMTVAGS; translated from the coding sequence ATGAGTGCAGTTCAGAGCGTCGGCCCGCAAGCATTGCCGGCACTGCAGGAACAAGTCGAGCAGATCCTTGCCGAAGCCAAGCGACAGGGCGCCAGCGCGTGTGAGGTGGCGGTCTCTCTGGAACAAGGTTTGTCGACATCGGTTCGCCAGCGCGAGGTGGAGACCGTCGAATTCAATCGCGACCAGGGGTTTGGCATCACGTTGTACGCCGGCCAGCGTAAGGGCTCGGCCAGCACGTCGGCCAGTGGTCCTGACGCCATTCGTGAAACCGTTGCCGCTGCGCTGGCGATCGCCCAGCACACCTCCGAGGACGAAGCTTCGGGCCTGGCCGATGCGGCGCTGATGTGCAAGGAACTGCGAGACTTCGACCTGTTCCACGCCTGGGACATCACCCCGGAACAAGCCATCGAGCAGGCGTTGCGCTGTGAAGCGGCGGCTTTCGACGCCGACCCGCGAATCAAAAACGCCGACGGCACGACCCTCAATACCCATCAGGGCTGCCGTGTATACGGTAACAGCCACGGTTTTATCGGTGGTTATGCGTCGACCCGGCACAGCCTCAGTTGCGTCATGATCGCCGAAGCCAACGGCCAGATGCAGCGCGACTACTGGTATGACGTGAACCGCCAGGGCAATCGTCTGGCAGATCCGGTGAGTATTGGCCGCAAAGCCGCGCAGCGGGCGGCCAGCCGCTTGGGTGCGCGGCCGGTGCCGACCTGTGAAGTGCCGGTGCTGTTTGCCGCCGAACTGGCCGGCGGGTTGTTTGGCAGCTTTTTGTCGGCGGTCTCCGGCGGCAATTTGTATCGCAAATCATCGTTTCTCGAAGGGGCACTCGGCCAGAAACTGTTCCCGGAGTGGATGACCATCGATGAGCGTCCGCACCTGATGCAGGCCATGGGCAGCTCGGCCTTCGACGGCGATGGCCTGGCCACCTACGCCAAGCCATTCGTGGAGAATGGCGAACTGGTGTCCTATATTCTCGGCACCTATTCCGGTCGCAAGCTTGGCATGCCCAGCACCGCCAATGCCGGTGGCGTGCATAACCTGTTCGTGACCCATGGCGAAGAGGACCAGGCAGCCTTGCTGCGTCGCATGGGCCGTGGCCTGCTGGTGACGGAACTGATGGGGCATGGCCTGAACATGGTCACCGGGGACTATTCTCGTGGCGCGGCGGGGTTCTGGGTCGAGAACGGCGAGATTCAGTTTGCCGTCCAGGAAGTCACCATCGCTGGTAACATGCGCGATATGTTCAAGCAGATCCTGGCGGTGGGTAACGACCTGGAACTGCGCAGCAACATCCGCACCGGCTCGGTGTTGATCGAGCGAATGACGGTAGCGGGTAGCTGA
- a CDS encoding carbon-nitrogen hydrolase family protein — protein sequence MPVAVIQMVSQSDVLANLARARVLLEQAAAGGARLAVLPENFAAMGRRDVADIGRAEAFGQGPILPWLKQTARDLKLWIVAGTLPLPPMEQPDARVHACSLLIDDQGQIVARYDKLHLFDVDVADNRGRYRESDDYAYGYNVVVADTPVGRVGLTVCYDLRFPELYSELRAAGAELITAPSAFTAVTGAAHWEVLIRARAIETQCYVLAAAQGGLHPGPRETFGHAAIVDPWGRVLAQQDQGEAVLLAERDSSEQASIRARMPVASHRRFFSQGARQRPVQDDEFKA from the coding sequence ATGCCAGTGGCAGTGATTCAGATGGTCAGTCAAAGCGATGTGCTCGCCAATCTGGCCCGCGCTCGTGTGCTGCTGGAACAGGCTGCCGCTGGCGGCGCAAGGCTGGCGGTGCTGCCTGAAAACTTCGCGGCCATGGGCCGGCGGGATGTGGCGGACATCGGTCGTGCCGAGGCCTTTGGTCAGGGACCGATCCTGCCCTGGTTGAAACAGACCGCCCGTGACCTCAAGTTATGGATTGTGGCCGGCACGTTGCCGTTGCCGCCGATGGAACAACCGGACGCCAGGGTGCATGCCTGTTCGTTGCTGATCGATGATCAGGGCCAGATTGTCGCGCGCTACGACAAGCTGCACCTGTTCGATGTGGACGTGGCAGACAATCGCGGTCGTTATCGCGAGTCTGATGACTATGCTTATGGCTACAACGTGGTAGTGGCCGATACACCTGTAGGGCGGGTTGGTCTGACGGTTTGTTATGACTTGCGTTTCCCGGAACTCTATAGCGAGCTGCGCGCCGCCGGGGCTGAATTGATCACCGCGCCTTCGGCGTTTACCGCAGTGACTGGCGCTGCCCATTGGGAGGTGTTGATTCGCGCCCGGGCCATCGAGACCCAGTGTTATGTGCTGGCAGCCGCTCAGGGCGGGCTGCATCCAGGGCCACGGGAAACCTTTGGCCATGCAGCGATAGTCGATCCATGGGGCCGCGTGCTGGCGCAACAGGATCAAGGCGAGGCCGTTTTGCTGGCCGAGCGCGACAGCAGCGAACAGGCGTCCATCCGGGCGCGTATGCCGGTGGCTAGCCATCGGCGCTTTTTCTCGCAGGGCGCTCGACAGCGGCCTGTCCAAGACGACGAATTCAAGGCGTAG
- the ptsN gene encoding PTS IIA-like nitrogen regulatory protein PtsN: MIRLESILTPGRSQVNVPGGSKKKALEQIANLIHREVPDLEMQDVFEALFAREKLGSTGFGNGIAIPHCRLKACTAPISALLHLEAPIDFDAIDGAPVDLLFVLLVPEAATDAHLELLRQIASMLDRKEVREKLRSAPSNEALYQVVLDEQNGH; this comes from the coding sequence ATGATCCGACTAGAATCCATCCTGACCCCCGGCCGTTCCCAGGTGAACGTGCCGGGTGGCAGTAAAAAGAAAGCCCTCGAACAAATTGCCAACCTGATCCACCGAGAGGTACCGGATCTGGAAATGCAGGATGTCTTCGAGGCCCTGTTTGCCCGTGAAAAACTGGGCTCCACCGGCTTTGGCAACGGTATCGCCATTCCCCATTGCCGCCTCAAGGCCTGTACAGCGCCGATCAGTGCGTTGCTGCACCTTGAAGCACCCATAGATTTCGACGCCATCGACGGCGCACCGGTCGACCTGCTGTTTGTACTGCTGGTACCGGAAGCGGCGACCGATGCGCACCTTGAGCTGCTGCGCCAGATCGCCAGCATGCTGGACCGCAAGGAAGTGCGCGAGAAATTGCGCAGCGCGCCGAGCAACGAAGCCTTGTATCAGGTTGTCCTGGACGAGCAGAACGGTCATTAA
- the hpf gene encoding ribosome hibernation-promoting factor, HPF/YfiA family: MQVNISGHQLEVTEPLREYIGEKLERLERHFDKITNVQVTMNVEKLLQKIEATLHIPGGEVVANAAHEDMYAAIDLLTDKLDRQLKKHKEKTQSLLQGATGR; this comes from the coding sequence ATGCAAGTCAACATCAGTGGACACCAACTGGAAGTGACCGAACCTCTTCGCGAATACATCGGCGAAAAACTCGAACGATTGGAGAGGCATTTCGACAAGATCACCAACGTGCAAGTCACGATGAACGTCGAGAAGCTGCTGCAGAAAATCGAAGCCACGTTGCATATCCCCGGCGGAGAGGTGGTTGCCAATGCTGCGCATGAAGACATGTATGCCGCGATTGACCTGCTGACCGACAAGCTGGATCGCCAACTCAAAAAGCATAAGGAAAAGACCCAGAGCCTCCTCCAGGGCGCGACCGGTCGTTAA
- the rapZ gene encoding RNase adapter RapZ — MRMIIVSGRSGSGKSTALNVLEDSGYYCIDNLPAGLLPELAERALIHTELAQPLVAVSIDARNLPSHLSRFPELLAEVRNRHIQCDVLYLDADEETLLKRFSETRRRHPLSNASRSLAEAIHDESQLLGPIADLADLKVNTTHLNLYQLRDTIKLRLLNQPEPGTAFLVESFGFKRGMPVDADLVFDVRCLPNPYWKPELREQSGLDQPVIDYLAAQPDVEEMYQDISSYLLKWLPRFAASNRAYVTIAIGCTGGHHRSVYLTERLGQLLQQSLKNVQVRHRDLS; from the coding sequence ATGCGCATGATCATTGTCAGCGGACGCTCCGGCTCCGGTAAAAGCACGGCGCTTAACGTGCTTGAGGACAGCGGCTACTACTGCATCGACAACCTGCCGGCCGGCCTGCTGCCGGAACTGGCCGAGCGCGCCCTGATCCATACCGAACTGGCGCAACCGCTGGTGGCTGTCTCCATCGATGCACGTAATCTGCCGAGCCACCTGTCGCGGTTCCCGGAGCTGCTCGCGGAAGTGCGCAATCGGCACATCCAGTGCGATGTGCTGTATCTGGATGCCGATGAGGAGACGCTGCTCAAGCGTTTCTCCGAAACCCGTCGGCGTCATCCCCTGAGCAACGCAAGCCGCTCCCTGGCCGAAGCCATTCATGACGAGAGTCAGCTGCTGGGGCCGATCGCCGACCTGGCGGACCTGAAGGTCAATACCACCCACCTGAACCTGTATCAACTGCGCGACACCATCAAGTTGCGTCTGCTGAACCAGCCGGAACCGGGTACGGCATTTCTGGTGGAGTCGTTCGGTTTCAAGCGCGGAATGCCGGTAGACGCCGACCTGGTGTTCGATGTGCGCTGCCTGCCCAATCCTTATTGGAAACCGGAGCTGCGCGAACAATCGGGGCTCGACCAGCCGGTGATCGACTACCTGGCCGCCCAGCCGGATGTCGAGGAAATGTACCAAGACATCTCCAGCTACCTGCTCAAATGGCTGCCGCGCTTTGCCGCGAGCAACCGCGCCTACGTCACGATTGCCATTGGCTGTACCGGTGGCCATCACCGCTCCGTCTACCTGACCGAACGTTTGGGTCAGCTCCTGCAACAGTCCCTGAAGAACGTCCAGGTTCGCCACCGCGACCTCAGCTAA